CCTCCGCCCCGGTCTCGCGCGACGGCAAACTGACAATCCCGGTAGGAAAATCACCCGTGTTCGTGCAGGGGTTGGCTGCGGCGGCGCTCGATGAAGCCGGCCGGGCCGTGCAGCAAGGTCCGTTCCAAATTCCGCGCGATCCCGCGCACGATTTCTCGCGTGCCGAGAGCGTCTCCGTCACGCTGGGGCCCGTGAACTCCGAACGCGGACTCTACAACCAACGATTCCGCTCCCTACCGGCGGGCGCGGTGGTGTCGCTCACGGTGGACGGCGTGGATGCCGTCCGGACCAACCCCGCCAAAGACGCGGTCTATGTGTATCTCGACGTGGATCACTCGTTCGCGTACTTTGTCGACGGCCGCGAAGACCTGCTCATCACTGTGGAGGTCCACCGAGCCAAGGCCCCCCAACAGGTGGGGTTTAACATCTTGTACGACTCAATGACCGGGTATCGGTTCACCCCCTGGCAGTGGATCGAGCCCGGAACGGGATGGGCAAAGTACGCGATCCGGCTGACGGATGCGGCGTTCAGCAGCGCCTGGGGCTGGGACCTGGCGATCAACGGGGCCGGCGACAAGAAAGAGCCCCTGGTCATCCGGTCGATCATCGTGGAGAAGGTCCGGCGACCCGGCCCCTGAATGCGTAGCGTAATGCCTCCTACCCTGCCGCCGCCTGAGCTCACCATCACCAGGCAGCAGGCCAGGCGCTTTCTGCTTGCCCATCACCGCCTACTGCCGCCGCGCAAGCTGCGCGGCAAGCAGGGCGTGCTGGACTACGTGCGCCATGTCCATTGCATTCAAAACGACCCCATCAATGTTGTGGGGCAGAATCCGCATTTGGTGTTGCAATCACGGGTGAAGGGATACAAGCCGGCTATCCTGGATGAGGCACTCTACACGGACCGAAAGCTCATCGATGGGTATGACAAACAGATGTCCATTTATCCCGTGGAAGATTGGCCGTATCTCGGCATCTACCGCGAGGATATGGGCGACAGTTATGCCCGTCACAAAAGCACGGTGAAAGCTGCCAAGTTGATGAAATGGGTCAAACAGGAGGTTGAAACCCGCGGCCCGCTTTCTTCGCTGGACTTGGAAGACGAAACGCGCATGGAATGGTGGTTGAGCGGCACCACACGTGCCGTGCGCATCGCGTTGGATATTCTGTTCATCTCAGGCGATATCGTTGTTCATCACCGCGTCGGCACCCGGCGGTATTTCGAGCTAAGTACGCGCGTGCTGCCGCCCAAGCTGCTCAAAGTCCGCCCTCCCCACACGTCGCAGGAAGATTATTTGGAATGGCACGTGTTGCGTCGCTCAGGCGGCGTTGGCCTCGTTCATCCGAACGTCAACAGTAAATGGGGCGGAATTAGAGGCTGGCGCGGCGGCCAGGTCCGGGGCGC
The sequence above is a segment of the bacterium genome. Coding sequences within it:
- a CDS encoding crosslink repair DNA glycosylase YcaQ family protein — translated: MPPTLPPPELTITRQQARRFLLAHHRLLPPRKLRGKQGVLDYVRHVHCIQNDPINVVGQNPHLVLQSRVKGYKPAILDEALYTDRKLIDGYDKQMSIYPVEDWPYLGIYREDMGDSYARHKSTVKAAKLMKWVKQEVETRGPLSSLDLEDETRMEWWLSGTTRAVRIALDILFISGDIVVHHRVGTRRYFELSTRVLPPKLLKVRPPHTSQEDYLEWHVLRRSGGVGLVHPNVNSKWGGIRGWRGGQVRGALTRLFKKGKLVRVAIEGLPREAFYVRRGDLPALGAAGRGSNTPVGSAFIAPLDNLMWDSNLIEMVFDFFYTWEVYKPASKRTWGYYVLPVLVGDRLVARVDPAFDKKAKLFSIQNWWWEKG